A stretch of Henckelia pumila isolate YLH828 chromosome 4, ASM3356847v2, whole genome shotgun sequence DNA encodes these proteins:
- the LOC140866042 gene encoding eukaryotic translation initiation factor 2 subunit gamma-like isoform X2 — protein MEQDLCKLDVTKLHPLSPEVISRQATINIGTIGHVAHGKSTVVKSISGVQTVRFKNELERNITIKLGYANAKIYKCEDDRCPRPMCYKAYGSGKEDSPTCDVPGFENSKMKLLRHVSFVDCPGHDILMATMINGAAIMDGALLLIAANETCPQPQTAEHLAAVEIMRLQHIIILQNKVDLLQQNATMNQHEAIQNFIQGTVAEGALVIPISAQLKYNIDVVCEYIVKKIPIPKRNFISPPNMIVIRSFDVNKPGFEAGEIRGGVVGGSILKGCLKVNQFIEVRPGIVAKDNNGNIKCTPIYSRIVSLYAEQNELQFAVPGGLIGVGTTMDPSLARADRLVGQVLGEVGSLPEVYVELKVKFFLLRRLLGVRTKDTERKDKVSKLAKGEILMLNIGSMSTGARVVAVRSPVCELQLTSPVCTSRGEKIALSRRIEKHWRLIGWGQIEEGVTLHIPSCPF, from the exons ATGGAGCAGGATTTATGCAAGCTGGATGTGACAAAGCTCCATCCTCTCTCGCCTGAGGTTATTTCACGCCAGGCTACAATAAACATAG GCACGATTGGTCATGTCGCTCACGGGAAGTCAACAGTTGTGAAATCTATCTCTGGTGTCCAG ACTGTTCGCTTTAAAAACGAATTGGAACGTAATATTACCATCAAGCTTGGATATGCCAATGCAAAAATATACAAGTGCGAAGATGATCGATGCCCTCGACCCATGTGCTACAA GGCGTATGGAAGTGGGAAAGAAGACAGTCCAACGTGTGATGTGCCTGGTTTTGAGAACAGCAAGATGAAATTGCTTAGGCATGTTTCTTTCGTCGATTGCCCG GGTCATGATATTCTCATGGCTACGATGATTAATGGTGCGGCGATTATGGATGGAGCTTTGCTTCTCATAGCTGCCAACGAGACTTGTCCCCAACCTCAGACGGCAGAGCATTTAGCTGCTGTTGAAATTATGCGCCTTCAGCACATCATAATACTTCAAAATAAAGTCGATCTACTTCAGCAAAATGCTACCATGAACCAGCACGAAGCCATTCAGAACTTCATTCAG GGAACTGTCGCAGAAGGTGCACTGGTGATACCGATTTCTGCGCAGCTCAAGTATAACATCGACGTTGTATGTGAATACATTGTGAAGAAAATCCCCATTCCGAAGAGGAACTTCATTTCACCACCAAATATGATTGTGATCCGGTCCTTTGATGTCAACAAGCCTGGTTTTGAAGCTGGTGAAATCCGGGGTGGTGTCGTGGGTGGAAGTATTCTGAAG GGTTGTTTGAAAGTGAATCAATTTATCGAGGTCCGTCCAGGTATAGTAGCCAAGGACAATAATGGTAACATCAAGTGCACCCCTATATACTCCAGAATAGTCTCCTTATACGCGGAGCAAAACGAATTGCAATTCGCGGTTCCTGGAGGCCTTATTGGGGTTGGAACAACCATGGATCCGTCACTTGCGCGCGCAGATAGGTTGGTTGGCCAGGTTCTTGGAGAGGTCGGCTCGCTCCCTGAAGTGTACGTCGAACTAAAG GTTAAGTTCTTTTTGCTACGTCGGTTGCTAGGCGTTCGGACGAAAGATACGGAGAGGAAGGATAAAGTATCGAAGCTGGCCAAGGGAGAGATCCTTATGTTAAACATAGGATCCATGTCGACTGGGGCTCGTGTTGTTGCGGTCCGGTCCCCTGTGTGTGAGCTTCAGCTAACATCCCCTGTGTGCACCAGCAGAGGGGAGAAAATTGCTCTAAGTCGTAGAATCGAGAAGCATTGGCGGCTTATTGGCTGGGGTCAGATTGAAGAAGGTGTTACTCTCCACATACCATCCTGCCCCTTTTAA
- the LOC140866042 gene encoding eukaryotic translation initiation factor 2 subunit gamma-like isoform X1, which translates to MSQNRLMEQDLCKLDVTKLHPLSPEVISRQATINIGTIGHVAHGKSTVVKSISGVQTVRFKNELERNITIKLGYANAKIYKCEDDRCPRPMCYKAYGSGKEDSPTCDVPGFENSKMKLLRHVSFVDCPGHDILMATMINGAAIMDGALLLIAANETCPQPQTAEHLAAVEIMRLQHIIILQNKVDLLQQNATMNQHEAIQNFIQGTVAEGALVIPISAQLKYNIDVVCEYIVKKIPIPKRNFISPPNMIVIRSFDVNKPGFEAGEIRGGVVGGSILKGCLKVNQFIEVRPGIVAKDNNGNIKCTPIYSRIVSLYAEQNELQFAVPGGLIGVGTTMDPSLARADRLVGQVLGEVGSLPEVYVELKVKFFLLRRLLGVRTKDTERKDKVSKLAKGEILMLNIGSMSTGARVVAVRSPVCELQLTSPVCTSRGEKIALSRRIEKHWRLIGWGQIEEGVTLHIPSCPF; encoded by the exons ATGTCTCAGAACAGATTGATGGAGCAGGATTTATGCAAGCTGGATGTGACAAAGCTCCATCCTCTCTCGCCTGAGGTTATTTCACGCCAGGCTACAATAAACATAG GCACGATTGGTCATGTCGCTCACGGGAAGTCAACAGTTGTGAAATCTATCTCTGGTGTCCAG ACTGTTCGCTTTAAAAACGAATTGGAACGTAATATTACCATCAAGCTTGGATATGCCAATGCAAAAATATACAAGTGCGAAGATGATCGATGCCCTCGACCCATGTGCTACAA GGCGTATGGAAGTGGGAAAGAAGACAGTCCAACGTGTGATGTGCCTGGTTTTGAGAACAGCAAGATGAAATTGCTTAGGCATGTTTCTTTCGTCGATTGCCCG GGTCATGATATTCTCATGGCTACGATGATTAATGGTGCGGCGATTATGGATGGAGCTTTGCTTCTCATAGCTGCCAACGAGACTTGTCCCCAACCTCAGACGGCAGAGCATTTAGCTGCTGTTGAAATTATGCGCCTTCAGCACATCATAATACTTCAAAATAAAGTCGATCTACTTCAGCAAAATGCTACCATGAACCAGCACGAAGCCATTCAGAACTTCATTCAG GGAACTGTCGCAGAAGGTGCACTGGTGATACCGATTTCTGCGCAGCTCAAGTATAACATCGACGTTGTATGTGAATACATTGTGAAGAAAATCCCCATTCCGAAGAGGAACTTCATTTCACCACCAAATATGATTGTGATCCGGTCCTTTGATGTCAACAAGCCTGGTTTTGAAGCTGGTGAAATCCGGGGTGGTGTCGTGGGTGGAAGTATTCTGAAG GGTTGTTTGAAAGTGAATCAATTTATCGAGGTCCGTCCAGGTATAGTAGCCAAGGACAATAATGGTAACATCAAGTGCACCCCTATATACTCCAGAATAGTCTCCTTATACGCGGAGCAAAACGAATTGCAATTCGCGGTTCCTGGAGGCCTTATTGGGGTTGGAACAACCATGGATCCGTCACTTGCGCGCGCAGATAGGTTGGTTGGCCAGGTTCTTGGAGAGGTCGGCTCGCTCCCTGAAGTGTACGTCGAACTAAAG GTTAAGTTCTTTTTGCTACGTCGGTTGCTAGGCGTTCGGACGAAAGATACGGAGAGGAAGGATAAAGTATCGAAGCTGGCCAAGGGAGAGATCCTTATGTTAAACATAGGATCCATGTCGACTGGGGCTCGTGTTGTTGCGGTCCGGTCCCCTGTGTGTGAGCTTCAGCTAACATCCCCTGTGTGCACCAGCAGAGGGGAGAAAATTGCTCTAAGTCGTAGAATCGAGAAGCATTGGCGGCTTATTGGCTGGGGTCAGATTGAAGAAGGTGTTACTCTCCACATACCATCCTGCCCCTTTTAA